The following are encoded together in the Chaetodon auriga isolate fChaAug3 chromosome 4, fChaAug3.hap1, whole genome shotgun sequence genome:
- the LOC143319879 gene encoding uncharacterized protein LOC143319879, protein MNPPGWQDAVERLQRHLDPSHRIVVNNNMESTSRSSNDWDTCCQYSQYTDDEPQSSMRVNLGSRELRSPSYNFCVGESEGENPYGEPFEMQEDNDPELSRKMKELRKIEEEIMRKKAALALKKVEPFGKETSPPGLPCKQQSGPGKGAALKERVNVILHQRNSFSFLSKVCSPRDRVKSSSLSKGALLQGDHPLKLRVKALMRQRSRDLCALPRNREDPDVTPPLPSQSVSSPAKKENIVNQGFQRFVSVLNEGVDLDFLRRIVNDDSEDLSLGKELLNIQPPTVESKSDVPFRSQSQRSNSGASLLDRSRTNSGERKIDSPSPERRRNERLSLPGDDEKKNDRADLCFGSSSRSRSPPGVKKRKKKKEEEEEEEKPNVDEKHVQLQNILKSLGLSLEVDEMSKLADRTQERLYGKRDDGVTADSRGEQESQQCRNASSSSSSSSSSSSSSSSRSTSRSCSSSPSRRRRSHHRRSKRRRRRSRDRSRDGRTCQDGNQDSKKAQTHRDRETDGGDSREIPAYQHPNPQNQPYPHPHPHPAAFPTFPQYGLPQYSHYSAHHSGSYSAAAGPYWTYSQGAILSSRYPRGHPYPQNTYHHFPGSRGVYPLHWPRQNADLLVNPDLSMSEGQGSASGPRCLQVVCTKQPAAQSRHRQLTEGYRWSREIETLCQNQKLAADESVDSEVRGEAPWGDEEKSEAEQSDEEKQQPTEEEIKANLRKKLEAFNQKVKQKIPQPVNSLTSELD, encoded by the exons ATGAATCCACCGGGCTGGCAAGATGCTGTTgaaagactgcagagacacctgGACCCAAGTCATCGGATTGTTGTTAATAACAACATGGAGAGTACCTCAAGATCGAGTAATGACTGGGACACTTGCTGCCAATACTCACAGTACACTGATGATGAACCACAGAGTAGCATGAGAGTGAATTTGGGATCGAGGGAACTCAGATCTCCCTCATATAACTTTTGCGTTGGGGAGTCAGAAGGTGAGAACCCTTATGGAGAACCCTTTGAAATGCAGGAGGACAACGATCCGGAGCTGTCGAGGAAGATGAAAGAGCTTAGAAAAATAGAGGAGGAGATAATGCGTAAGAAAGCTGCTCTTGCACTGAAAAAAGTTGAACCGTTTGGGAAGGAGACGTCGCCTCCAGGCCTGCCCTGCAAGCAGCAGTCAGGTCCAGGCAAAGGTGCCGCTCTTAAGGAGAGGGTGAATGTCATTTTGCATCAGCGAAATTCTTTCAGCTTTCTGTCAAAG GTCTGTTCTCCCAGGGACAGAGTGAAGTCCTCCAGCCTGAGCAAAGGTGCACTGCTGCAGGGAGACCATCCGCTGAAGCTCAGAGTGAAGGCACTAATGAGGCAGAGATCTCGTGATCTCTGTGCTTTGCCAAGAAACAGGGAg GACCCTGATGTCACACCTCCCCTTCCCAGCCAAAGTGTCAGTTCACCAGCCAAGAAGGAGAACATCGTAAACCAGGGTTTCCAGCGCTTCGTCAGCGTGCTCAACGAAGGAGTGGACTTAGACTTCCTCCGCAGGATCGTCAACGATGACAGTGAGGATCTGTCTTTAGGCAAGGAGCTCCTGAACATTCAGCCTCCTACTGTGGAGAGCAAGTCAGATGTGCCCTTCAGGAGCCAGAGCCAGCGATCAAACAGCGGAGCCTCGCTGCTGGACCGCAGTCGGACCAacagtggagagaggaagattGACTCGCCCAGTCCAGAGAGACGCCGCAACGAGAGACTCTCCCTGCCTGGTGATGACGAGAAGAAGAATGACAGAGCTGACCTCTGTTTTGGCTCGAGTAGTCGATCCAGGTCTCCCCCgggagtgaagaagaggaagaagaagaaagaagaagaagaagaagaagaaaaaccaaaTGTGGATGAGAAGCACGTGCAGCTCCAGAACATTCTGAAAAGTCTGGGCCTGAGCCTGGAAGTGGACGAGATGAGCAAATTAGCAGACCGGACTCAGGAGAGGCTGTATGGGAAGAGAGACGACGGCGTGACGGCTGACAGCAGAGGGGAACAGGAGAGTCAGCAGTGTAGGAacgcctcttcctcttcctcctcctcctcctcttcctcctcctcctcctcctcaaggTCGACCTCTAGAAGCTGTAGTTCCAGCCCCTCTCGCCGTCGGCGCTCCCACCACAGGCGCTCGAAACGAAGGCGCAGGCGTTcgagagacagaagcagagatggACGGACATGCCAAGATGGCAACCAGGACAGCaaaaaagcacagacacacagggacagagagacagacggaggagacTCCAGAGAAATTCCCGCTTACCAACATCCAAATCCACAAAATCAGCCatacccccacccccacccccaccccgctGCCTTTCCTACCTTTCCACAGTACGGTTTGCCCCAGTACTCTCACTACAGTGCCCACCACAGTGGCTCTTACAGCGCTGCTGCAGGTCCTTACTGGACATATTCTCAGGGTGCCATTCTTTCATCCCGTTATCCCAGGGGGCATCCTTATCCACAGAACACCTACCATCACTTTCCCGGCTCCAGAGGGGTCTACCCTCTTCATTGGCCTCGTCAGAACGCTGACTTACTTGTGAATCCAGATCTGTCTATGAGTGAAGGCCAAGGGTCAGCCTCTGGACCTCGCTGCCTGCAGGTCGTCTGCACTAAGCAGCCCGCTGCTCAGAGCCGTCACAGGCAACTCACAGAAGGCTACAGGTGGAGCAGGGAAATAGAAACTTTATGTCAAAACCAAAAATTGGCAGCAGATGAGAGCGTAGATTCTGAGGTGAGGGGGGAGGCTCCATGGGGTGATGAAGAGAAATCCGAAGCTGAGCAGTCAGAcgaggaaaaacagcagccaacagaggaggaaataaaggCAAACCTGAGGAAAAAG